Part of the Zea mays cultivar B73 chromosome 4, Zm-B73-REFERENCE-NAM-5.0, whole genome shotgun sequence genome is shown below.
GAACAAGAGTGAGTAGATGCGTAGAATATCATTAGTACGAGTACATCAGCACGTATGCAATCCTAATATGTGCTTTCTGCAGTACAACTCATAATCCAATAACAGAAGAGAACACCTCATAACCTTAAGTTTCCCAGATACAGTCCTAAGGTACGAAAATCAAGTAGGCTTTTTGATCTTTCTCCTGCTATGAAATGCaagaatatacctttgatctttTTGTTTATCCAAACCTCAAGAAGCATCCCTGCACCAAAGCTAACAACACATACAACACCGTAGATTGTTAGTGCAGAAGGCCAGGACAGACGAGGGAGAAAATAGCAGTAAGGGACTTCTCTGATTATCTTTGGGAGACGCTTCTTAACAATTGATTTGCTAGATTCAATCGTCACTGCGCCACCCAGTCTTCTAGCTTAAGGAAAACAAGCAGCCCCGCCGAGGCCGCGTTGAGCAAACCCACCACAATGAGCACCGTGGGGCTGTTCTCCCTGTACACCTTGGTGAGCGCCAGCCCCAGCGCGATCCCAAACAACGTCATCGTGGAGAAGAAGAACACCAGCCCCACCTTCATCCTCGCGTTGTACTCCGCCTGTAGGATGCAGCCGCCGAGTCCCATGCCCTCGAAGAGCTGGTGGAAGCACATCGCCGTCACCAGCGGCCGGATGGTGCACACGTTCTGCGACGCTCCCATGCCCAGCCCGATCACCACCGAGTGCACAATGATGCCCATCTCCAGGACCTGCGCGTGAATATCAATGCCGAGTCCCATGCCCTCGAAGAGCTCGGGGGCGAGGTTGGTGGGGGTGCGGAGGTGGCGGGTTTCCCGCGGCGATGGCTGGCGGGGCGCGCGGAGCTAGCGGGGACGGGATCACTGTGACGCCGTCGTTAGATCCTTGCAGTCGGGGAAGGAAGGGCGCCGTTGGTGGACATGGGGCAAGATTGGTAGGAAGGCGATGGAGCGGAGGTAGGCGGGGGCACGGAGGTAAGTGGTGGCGCGATTGGCGAGGAAGGCGATGTCACGGGTCAAGGAGCGCGCCGAGGGTCTCGCAGCAGATGTGGCGTAGGGGGAGCAGGTGAGCGCGATATCGCCACGGTGCGGACTGCGGAGCCACGCGGTCGCCGTTCTCTCACATCGCGCTGGGGACCTGGGGCGACGGTGGGTGCGGATGTGGATCTGGAGTCGCCCGGTCATGGCTTAGATCCGCGGGGGAGAGGACGCTTGCCGTAGATCGCTTGCCGAGGGTGCGGAGAAGATTGTCGCGGGGGAGAGGGCGCCTGCCGAGGGCCCGAGATTGCTGCGGGGGAGAGGATGGATCACGGTCGAGGGCACGTGAATCACGGGAGCGGAGTCACGGTGAAGACGGTGGTGGACGCCTACGTTGCtctcttatagagtagtaaagaTGTGCGAGTTCAATAAAATCGGATTTCTAGACTTCTCTCATCTGATTTTACTTCTATAGGTTGCTTTGATGATCGATCAAACTTTATAAAAATTGAAACGTGCTTTCATGATATCTCAAAGAGATCAATCAAACTTTATACAAAATGAAACTTTATTTTAGTAAACTATTTTTTAGAAATATTATGCATTTAAAGATACTAAAACCTGATTTAATATTATTAATCATAGAAATTTTGTTTTAACTCATATATGTGTGGCTAGTATACACATACATAGTTTACAGCACTACCCATATTTCTCTATCTCTATTACTATAATGCATCAATTTCCTTGTTTTCCACGGTCGTCGTTTTGCAAAAAGACCCTTAATTTTTTTACTATGTAACCAGTAGTCCGCCATCACACACCTACCCTTCGCACCATCCCTACACATGTCGCCCTCTGTGCCCCGCTTCTCACGCATCAGCCGCCCTCCGCGCCTGTCGGGCCCACGTGCCCTCCATGCCATCCTCGCTACTCCGCCTGGATAGGTATAGGGGCTACCCTCCACACCATCTACAATGCCAACCACAAACGACGCCCGTGGCCTCTGCGCCAACCGCCCGCGCCACGTGCGTCGTTTGTGGTTGGCGTTGCAGATGGCGTGTATAGTATAAATTTGGTATTTGAAAATAAATATGCATAAAATTTGGTGTGATCTTTAGTTACGTTGTTAAACATACTATGAAAAACAAAATTAAattttatatatatttatacatTATTGCTTTCtagaagaaaaaggatgaaaacATCCAAATTAGTATCAACATCTGGTTCTGAATTTTATATCTAGCATTTAAAAATATAGAACAAATTTAAAGTTTACTTTTTATGAACCTTAACAAACTTAATACTAAAAACAAGAATCTCTATCTCTACTCTTTTAAATAAAGTATCGGTTTCATGTGTCATGCGTCACGTGCGAATCGCGTAGATCTATTCCTTTCTTCGGCTTCTCGCCTACAGATGGGTCGTTACAGTACAGATAGTTCGTTATAGCACAAATGAACCATGAGAGACCACCAAAGCCAACATGAAAGGAAGCCACACGCAACACAACACTCCACATAGTATCACCTCGATAGCTAAAGGAGTACGGTCGACCGACCGAGCTATTAAAAAGGGGTTATACTCCTTTTCAACTCATACATTTCTCCACCTTTTGGTTAAGATAAAGTGCAATGTTTATTTTTATCAGTTTAATATCTGATACGTGGACCATTGTTCACTTTAATATTAATTTTTTTAGGTATTAAATATGATTATGTGTTGTTTACTAGTACATATTTATATGACATAATCTATATCTTATTTATTTGTGATCTAAAAAGTCTAGAATTTTAACATCCGAATCTCCCATTACCCCCTCCCCGCAAATCCCATTcacattcccacgtgcatcccacgccttgctaaaattaaattaaaaaacacaaatgtggctCCAATGGAATTCGAACctgcgacctctcaagcaaatgtgctcgtagctaccactacaccacatgtgtgtttatgttaatatctgttacagtaaaaatatatactacatctctcccaaagtCCACCTGCTACCTTTGCACAATGTATAGTAGTAGTCTAGTAGATAATTATTaacgagattcctgaattatattttttggatgaagggagtagtatttaaaaaagagcctagcatgcaatttcttttatttgaataatattttcaacttaaattcttttttatatgtgtgacatttattctccgtaatatttttccatggctctgacttgtgagtcattttcataaaccaacgccaaataTGAATCCatatttcttacttggaaaccccaaacaaacaccactggcaggaggcgctcgcgttggtgtcgctcatcgacgacgaaaagaagcttggcgactgccggttcgacctctggaagcagtactacgtgatcgcatgcgtcgctgtgttcggcaagctccggcgcagccgccgcttggacgcggtccagagcggatgcaccgcgctgtccatcttcaaataggggacctcatggtcgtcgccaacgccggcgactctcgggttgttctaggcaccgcatccgacaacgacgccgtcacaccgtccagctcatcatccacctgaagctcaacctcccacgtaagtcactactgaccggccatgaattgttgtgcgctgggacgacagtcgttgctgacgttgtgtgagtgtcctcgaacaacatttatgtagaggagtagcacatccggtggtgcaacggctaggtgtactacctcgctgatgagcccgaggtgcacttcgtttggcagcccagccaagagtcatcggtactcgccatgtcgtgcgcgttcgacgactactatatcaaggactatggcgtCATCTAGGCACCAaaggtgacacagaggaggaccgacaacaatgaccactcgccatcgtcagggtagcttttgtgccggcctgcctttaattctcttcgcaaacacatacacttgcttttttgtttaagcaagcgtgtatggtggtgcgtacctaataactgacaatgtacgagggaacttctaccggc
Proteins encoded:
- the LOC103655168 gene encoding fe(2+) transport protein 1 gives rise to the protein MGLGIDIHAQVLEMGIIVHSVVIGLGMGASQNVCTIRPLVTAMCFHQLFEGMGLGGCILQAEYNARMKVGLVFFFSTMTLFGIALGLALTKVYRENSPTVLIVVGLLNAASAGLLVFLKLEDWVAQ